In Pseudobacteroides sp., one DNA window encodes the following:
- a CDS encoding protein adenylyltransferase SelO: MKDNILMIETGWKLDNSYAQLPKSFFTKLGPTPVPSAKMIIINEQLAESLGLNAKALQSEEGVAVLAGNRIPEGALPLAQAYAGHQFGHFTMLGDGRALLIGEQITPLGERVDIQLKGSGRTPYSRGGDGRAALGPMLREYVISEAMHALGIPTTRSLAVVTTGETVIRETKLPGAILTRVASSHLRVGTFEYAARWGALEELQALADYAINRHFPSIEESGNPYLSLLQEVIKRQASLIAKWQLVGFIHGVMNTDNVTISGETIDYGPCAFMDAYDPATVFSSIDIHGRYAYGNQPYIAGWNLARLAEALLPLLHDNEEQAVKLAQDEISSFSELYRKNWLKGMRAKLGIFNEEPQDESLIERLLDMMHKNHLDYTNTFRSLTFDKPEETSLSGTQEFDEWYESWRARLESQKESREASKQLMQSNNPALIPRNHRVEEALEAAVEREDYKVMEQLLNVLANPYAHSEEQAEYSTLPAPSSCPYRTFCGT, translated from the coding sequence ATGAAAGATAATATACTAATGATAGAAACAGGATGGAAGTTGGATAACAGTTATGCACAGCTTCCAAAATCGTTTTTTACCAAGCTGGGGCCAACTCCTGTACCATCAGCAAAGATGATTATTATAAATGAGCAGTTGGCAGAATCCCTTGGTTTAAATGCTAAGGCACTTCAGAGTGAAGAAGGAGTAGCAGTACTTGCAGGCAACCGGATTCCCGAAGGAGCTTTACCCCTTGCTCAGGCTTATGCAGGGCATCAATTCGGGCATTTTACCATGTTAGGGGACGGTCGAGCGTTGCTGATTGGAGAGCAAATCACTCCTTTAGGTGAACGTGTTGATATTCAGCTAAAGGGTTCAGGTAGAACCCCATATTCCCGTGGGGGCGATGGACGAGCAGCACTTGGGCCGATGCTGCGGGAATATGTCATTAGTGAAGCCATGCATGCACTTGGGATTCCAACCACTAGAAGTCTGGCGGTGGTGACAACGGGCGAGACAGTAATCCGGGAAACTAAACTTCCTGGAGCTATTCTGACTCGTGTGGCATCAAGTCATCTGAGAGTGGGAACTTTTGAATATGCGGCAAGATGGGGTGCCCTTGAGGAGCTCCAAGCTCTGGCTGACTATGCAATAAACCGCCATTTCCCCAGTATTGAGGAGAGTGGCAATCCATACCTATCGCTGCTGCAGGAAGTGATCAAACGTCAGGCCTCACTGATTGCCAAATGGCAGTTGGTTGGATTTATCCATGGGGTTATGAATACCGATAACGTGACCATCAGCGGAGAAACCATTGATTATGGCCCCTGTGCTTTCATGGATGCTTATGACCCGGCAACGGTATTCAGTTCTATTGACATTCACGGCCGCTATGCCTACGGCAACCAGCCGTATATAGCAGGTTGGAATCTTGCAAGACTCGCTGAAGCTCTGCTGCCTCTGCTCCATGACAATGAGGAGCAGGCTGTTAAATTGGCCCAGGATGAAATTTCAAGTTTTAGTGAGCTATATCGTAAGAATTGGCTTAAAGGAATGAGAGCAAAACTGGGAATATTCAATGAAGAGCCTCAGGATGAATCCCTTATTGAAAGACTGCTTGATATGATGCATAAGAATCATTTGGATTATACCAATACATTTCGTTCACTAACTTTTGATAAACCAGAAGAAACTTCCCTAAGCGGAACTCAGGAATTCGATGAGTGGTATGAATCGTGGCGGGCTAGGCTAGAAAGTCAGAAAGAGTCAAGGGAAGCCTCAAAACAGTTGATGCAAAGTAACAATCCTGCATTAATACCTCGTAACCACAGAGTAGAAGAGGCTTTGGAGGCTGCTGTAGAAAGGGAAGATTATAAAGTAATGGAGCAGTTGCTTAATGTTCTTGCAAATCCCTACGCTCACTCAGAAGAGCAGGCTGAGTATTCTACACTGCCTGCTCCATCATCCTGTCCTTACCGAACCTTTTGCGGAACATGA
- a CDS encoding ferritin-like domain-containing protein encodes MEPVQTTSQVPNDIKAAMKNVGNFQGRFNLEKSGFNENMPGHKTSHDMILRQQPRTVKQEGSGINLPYEVRKEMALMLDDHQCALSVALHQYNKHHWMSEGAEGFISLHELLEEHIEKTTKHIDEVGERVTRLGGVPTAHPVTQHELSYIKHEVEGRYSIRDFLRNDLEHELKIQQMLRQTIKRAHDLGDFGTVETLEEVLKDREDLGYHLYSVLEDDSLVRGMNHLMDSSNQLKGDSSMNSSNKLQ; translated from the coding sequence ATGGAACCAGTACAGACTACATCACAAGTACCTAATGATATTAAAGCAGCAATGAAGAATGTCGGCAACTTTCAAGGAAGATTCAACTTGGAGAAATCAGGATTCAATGAGAATATGCCTGGGCATAAGACAAGCCATGATATGATTCTCAGACAACAGCCAAGGACCGTTAAGCAGGAGGGGTCAGGAATCAACCTTCCTTATGAAGTCCGTAAGGAAATGGCTTTAATGCTTGATGATCACCAATGTGCATTAAGTGTTGCACTGCACCAGTACAACAAGCATCATTGGATGTCTGAAGGTGCGGAAGGATTTATAAGTCTTCATGAATTACTTGAAGAACATATTGAAAAAACCACAAAGCATATTGACGAAGTAGGAGAGCGAGTTACAAGGCTTGGAGGAGTCCCAACTGCACATCCGGTTACACAGCATGAGCTTTCCTATATAAAGCATGAAGTGGAAGGCAGGTACAGTATAAGGGACTTCCTTAGGAATGACTTGGAGCATGAATTAAAAATCCAGCAGATGTTAAGACAGACTATAAAACGTGCTCATGACCTTGGGGATTTTGGTACTGTGGAAACTCTGGAAGAAGTATTAAAGGATCGTGAAGATTTGGGATATCATCTCTATAGTGTACTTGAGGATGATTCACTAGTGAGAGGTATGAATCACTTGATGGATAGCAGCAATCAATTAAAGGGCGACAGCAGTATGAATTCCAGCAATAAACTACAATAG
- a CDS encoding DUF4652 domain-containing protein: MRKLALAIAFIILFSGCYKSKEPEGSMVKATGASTVLEHYGMVYNKLYELPNNKQIYYNDYKNILFKSGDNHILLNNTGKDESASSSPVLSPNRKNIAYISPYEFELNGNVYVFDTDTEIAKKVIQVDIKQEDSAKVVKWLDDDRLLVIIGYGKGTVSRGGNLYLYNLKTDELKTLKRADEKEEIVDVNTGKGELLLDVITWDEEFIKYTTKQVRLKHE, encoded by the coding sequence ATGAGAAAATTAGCCTTAGCAATAGCATTTATTATCTTGTTTTCAGGATGCTACAAAAGTAAGGAACCGGAAGGCAGCATGGTTAAAGCAACAGGTGCAAGCACAGTGCTGGAGCATTATGGGATGGTATATAATAAACTCTACGAGTTACCTAATAATAAACAAATATATTACAATGATTATAAAAATATCCTTTTTAAATCAGGAGACAACCATATACTGCTTAATAACACTGGTAAAGATGAATCCGCATCTTCTTCACCTGTTCTGTCACCCAACAGAAAGAATATTGCATATATATCCCCCTATGAGTTTGAGTTAAATGGCAATGTCTACGTTTTTGATACAGATACGGAGATTGCCAAAAAGGTAATTCAGGTTGATATTAAACAGGAAGATTCAGCTAAAGTTGTTAAGTGGCTTGATGACGACAGGTTATTGGTAATTATCGGTTATGGTAAAGGTACAGTAAGCAGGGGAGGAAATTTGTATTTATATAACCTTAAAACCGATGAATTAAAAACCTTAAAGCGTGCCGATGAGAAGGAAGAAATAGTGGATGTAAATACCGGTAAAGGTGAGCTGCTGCTTGATGTAATTACATGGGACGAGGAATTTATAAAGTATACAACCAAACAAGTAAGACTAAAGCATGAGTAA
- a CDS encoding ankyrin repeat domain-containing protein — MSSKMIKALGLILLISIFFCSGCMFLKPTSSNRMIGVYKELHHAVLNNDIQKVQKILNENSIDLNDENLFTELPLLSSVEKGYATMAEILVKNGADIRKPVYKNYRNILELAVLNNNISMVSKLIKLGFDINAKSYKSGNAMTTAIIHNSNIEMIKKLVELGINKSYSNENDQNYLHFAAKSGSKELYVYFLSILKDDRQKTLDNQTALHFAAMSGNLELFQYLLSRKFNVYEKDLYGKNALNFASSTDILSFLFKNYAFDINQRDYYGSTPLITAFNIADKDKRKKVVKYLLEKGSDINTRSNSGTAALHNAVFSGDYDLVKMLIDKGANVNVCDVSNTTPLHLAANTKNTDEHPRIIKLLLDSGANKLIKDINENTPLDIAVKISNTRIIKLLR; from the coding sequence ATGTCAAGTAAAATGATAAAGGCTCTAGGATTAATCCTTTTAATAAGCATATTCTTTTGTTCGGGATGTATGTTTTTAAAACCAACAAGCTCAAATAGGATGATTGGTGTATATAAGGAGTTGCACCATGCAGTTTTAAATAATGATATACAAAAAGTTCAAAAAATATTGAATGAAAACAGCATAGATTTAAATGACGAAAATTTATTTACAGAGCTGCCGTTGCTTTCATCGGTGGAAAAAGGATATGCGACGATGGCGGAGATTCTTGTTAAAAATGGTGCTGATATACGTAAGCCGGTTTATAAAAATTATAGAAACATACTTGAGCTTGCTGTTTTGAATAATAATATAAGCATGGTTAGTAAGCTGATTAAACTTGGATTTGACATTAATGCAAAAAGCTATAAATCAGGAAATGCCATGACAACAGCAATAATACATAATTCGAATATAGAAATGATAAAGAAATTAGTAGAGCTTGGAATCAATAAGAGTTATAGCAATGAAAACGATCAAAATTATTTGCATTTTGCTGCCAAGTCCGGATCAAAAGAATTGTATGTATACTTTTTATCAATACTCAAAGATGATAGGCAAAAAACTTTAGACAATCAAACAGCTCTTCATTTTGCAGCTATGTCGGGCAATCTCGAGTTGTTTCAATACCTGTTATCAAGAAAATTTAATGTATACGAAAAAGATTTATATGGAAAAAATGCTCTTAATTTTGCGTCTTCAACAGATATATTAAGCTTTTTGTTTAAAAATTATGCTTTTGACATAAATCAAAGGGATTATTATGGTTCAACGCCATTAATAACTGCTTTCAATATAGCAGACAAAGATAAAAGAAAAAAGGTTGTAAAGTATTTACTGGAAAAAGGATCGGATATTAATACCAGATCCAACTCAGGAACAGCCGCTCTTCATAACGCAGTCTTTTCAGGGGATTATGATTTGGTTAAGATGCTTATTGATAAAGGAGCAAATGTTAATGTATGCGATGTATCGAATACAACACCGCTTCATTTGGCAGCAAACACAAAAAATACTGATGAACATCCCCGAATTATTAAGCTGCTGTTAGACTCAGGTGCGAATAAACTAATAAAAGATATAAATGAAAATACACCTTTAGATATAGCGGTTAAAATAAGTAATACAAGAATTATAAAGTTATTGAGATAA